From the genome of Hymenobacter cellulosilyticus, one region includes:
- a CDS encoding CoA-binding protein, with product MKKTLVLGASDNPARYSYRAVHQLKQHGHEVVPVGIRKGQVAGLDIHTDRPTAGDVDTVTLYVGPQNQPAWYDYILDLQPKRIIFNPGTENEELERMAQERGIRTEEACTLVMLSIGNY from the coding sequence ATGAAAAAGACCCTTGTTCTCGGCGCCAGCGACAATCCAGCCCGCTACTCCTACCGCGCCGTGCACCAGCTCAAGCAGCACGGCCACGAAGTAGTACCCGTCGGTATCCGCAAAGGCCAGGTCGCCGGCCTCGACATTCACACCGACCGGCCCACTGCCGGCGACGTGGACACGGTAACGCTGTATGTAGGCCCGCAAAACCAGCCCGCCTGGTACGACTACATCCTTGATCTGCAGCCCAAGCGCATCATCTTCAATCCCGGCACGGAAAACGAGGAGCTGGAGCGCATGGCCCAGGAGCGCGGCATCCGCACGGAGGAAGCCTGCACCCTGGTGATGTTGAGCATCGGCAATTATTAA
- a CDS encoding RNA polymerase sigma factor — protein sequence MTDADLIAACRQGSGRAQKLLYERFAGMMLGVCIRYLRRREDAEEAMLGGFAKVFRALDQYRHEGSFEGWIRRIMVNEALGQLRRKEPLHLAIDDMVTDVPATAAEAESNLNAADLLALLADLPAGYRTVFNLYALEGYTHPEIAELLGISEGTSKSQLSKARAMLQRRLASASLSASTSSPKEYYATGRY from the coding sequence GTGACTGACGCCGACCTCATAGCCGCCTGCCGCCAAGGCAGTGGCCGTGCCCAGAAACTGCTCTACGAGCGGTTTGCGGGCATGATGCTGGGCGTATGCATCCGGTATCTGCGCCGGCGCGAAGACGCCGAGGAAGCTATGCTGGGCGGGTTTGCCAAAGTGTTCCGGGCCCTGGATCAGTACCGGCATGAAGGCAGTTTTGAGGGGTGGATTCGCCGCATCATGGTAAACGAGGCCCTGGGCCAGCTGCGCCGCAAGGAACCCTTACACCTGGCCATCGACGATATGGTAACCGACGTGCCGGCCACGGCCGCCGAGGCCGAAAGCAACCTGAATGCGGCCGACCTGCTGGCCCTGCTGGCCGACTTGCCGGCTGGCTACCGCACCGTATTCAACCTTTATGCCCTGGAAGGGTATACTCACCCCGAAATTGCCGAGCTGCTGGGCATTTCCGAGGGCACTTCCAAATCGCAGCTGAGCAAGGCCCGCGCCATGCTCCAGCGCCGGTTGGCTTCGGCCAGCCTGAGCGCCTCCACCTCCTCACCGAAAGAATACTATGCAACCGGAAGATATTGA
- a CDS encoding outer membrane beta-barrel protein — protein sequence MKRFSALLALLLLTVLTGPTRSQAANKPANDDTIVVKLPNQATMTLYTKNKEQLRELRTYRLDTLMALLDRYIQQAEVASKNAGNSSVTMEFYPAKDRPGTQAPEQIRVTVRNEEPTTKVAVKGYKFGQVFSVTVKEGKNGKNSDDEVSISIGDSDDHKSDSLRNAERNARREERANRAVHSNFAIDLGLNALANRSGLSEEQFDLKPTGSRYISLNWYYDIRVGGRRSPLFLTLGPELAFNNYMFDNNRRLFATDTRTTILREPTLSLEKSKLATTVINLPVMAKLTFKDKSGRDAFRIGAGGFAGYRLASHTKIKYEDEGNTRKDKDRGSFNLEDFQYGLQGKIGVRGLDLFVKYNLNELFKENRGPQAQSVSFGISFLD from the coding sequence ATGAAACGTTTTTCCGCTCTGTTGGCCCTGCTGCTGCTGACAGTTTTGACGGGCCCTACCCGCTCCCAAGCCGCTAATAAGCCTGCCAACGACGATACCATCGTGGTGAAACTGCCCAACCAGGCCACCATGACCCTGTATACCAAGAACAAGGAGCAGCTGCGCGAATTGCGCACCTACCGCCTCGATACGCTCATGGCCCTGCTCGACCGCTACATTCAGCAGGCTGAAGTGGCCAGCAAGAATGCCGGCAACAGCTCGGTGACCATGGAGTTCTACCCGGCCAAGGACCGCCCCGGCACCCAAGCCCCCGAACAGATCCGGGTGACGGTGCGCAACGAAGAGCCCACTACCAAAGTGGCCGTGAAGGGCTACAAGTTCGGGCAGGTGTTCAGCGTGACGGTGAAGGAAGGCAAGAACGGCAAGAACAGCGACGATGAGGTTTCTATCAGCATCGGCGACAGTGACGACCACAAATCCGACTCGCTGCGCAATGCTGAGCGGAATGCCAGAAGAGAAGAGCGGGCCAACCGGGCTGTGCATAGCAACTTCGCCATCGACCTGGGCTTGAATGCCCTGGCGAACCGCTCGGGCCTGAGCGAGGAGCAGTTTGACCTCAAGCCCACCGGCTCGCGCTACATTAGCCTGAACTGGTACTACGATATCCGGGTGGGTGGCCGCCGCAGCCCGCTGTTTCTGACCCTGGGCCCGGAGCTGGCCTTCAACAACTACATGTTTGACAACAACCGCCGCCTGTTTGCCACCGACACCCGCACTACCATCCTGCGGGAGCCCACCCTGAGCCTGGAAAAAAGCAAGCTGGCTACTACCGTTATTAACCTGCCCGTAATGGCCAAGCTCACCTTCAAGGACAAATCCGGGCGTGACGCTTTCCGGATTGGAGCCGGGGGCTTTGCCGGCTACCGCCTGGCCAGCCACACCAAAATCAAGTACGAAGACGAGGGCAACACCCGCAAAGACAAAGACCGGGGCAGCTTCAACCTGGAAGACTTCCAGTACGGCCTGCAGGGCAAAATCGGGGTGCGCGGCTTGGATCTGTTCGTGAAGTACAACTTAAACGAGCTGTTTAAGGAAAACCGGGGCCCACAGGCCCAGTCCGTCAGCTTTGGCATCTCCTTTCTGGACTAA
- a CDS encoding NAD(P)/FAD-dependent oxidoreductase yields MSEKLEIEALLPPEVAYDEYARYRALLAAAGLEPGEADFVHLRKRSIDARGRQPLVRLRADIWRTAPPTDLFGPWFQYPDVSRARRSVIIVGAGPAGLFAALRAIELGMKPIVLERGKDVRTRRRDLAALNKEHVVNPDSNYCFGEGGAGTYSDGKLYTRSTKRGDIQRILKLLVQHGATPEIMVDAHPHIGTNKLPGVVAALRESIRQAGGEVRFDTRVTDLILDGNHLRGVVTAGGEALEADAVILATGHSARDIYELLHKRGVRIEAKPFALGVRVEHQQELIDQAQYRRADRGPLPAASYSLVHQTQWQGKQRGVFSFCMCPGGFIVPAATAPGEVVVNGMSPSRRDSRFANSGIVTAIELEDMDLKRYGALAGLQLQQEIEQRACQLAGNTQLAPAQRLGDFLKGKISSELLETSYQPGLVPVNMEQVLGKGLAARLRQGFENFGRKIPGYATNAAQIVGVESRTSAPVRIPRDPATLQHPETTGLFPCGEGAGFAGGIVSAAMDGERCAEAVAALVTRF; encoded by the coding sequence ATGTCCGAAAAACTAGAAATTGAGGCCCTGCTTCCCCCGGAAGTGGCCTACGACGAGTATGCGCGCTACCGCGCCCTGCTGGCCGCTGCGGGCCTGGAGCCTGGCGAGGCCGACTTCGTGCACCTGCGCAAACGCAGCATCGACGCCCGGGGCCGGCAGCCTCTGGTGCGCCTGCGGGCCGACATCTGGCGCACCGCCCCGCCCACCGACTTATTCGGTCCCTGGTTTCAGTACCCCGACGTGAGCCGGGCCCGCCGCTCCGTTATTATCGTGGGGGCCGGGCCGGCCGGCTTGTTTGCCGCCTTGCGCGCCATTGAGCTGGGCATGAAGCCCATCGTGTTGGAGCGCGGCAAGGACGTGCGAACCCGCCGCCGCGACCTGGCCGCTCTGAACAAGGAGCACGTGGTGAATCCTGACTCTAACTACTGCTTTGGCGAAGGCGGGGCTGGTACGTATTCCGACGGCAAGCTCTACACCCGCTCCACCAAGCGCGGCGACATTCAGCGCATCCTTAAGCTGCTGGTGCAGCACGGGGCCACGCCCGAAATCATGGTCGACGCCCACCCCCACATCGGCACCAACAAGTTGCCGGGCGTGGTGGCCGCCCTGCGCGAGTCTATCCGGCAGGCCGGCGGCGAAGTACGCTTCGACACCCGCGTCACCGATTTGATTCTGGATGGCAACCACCTGCGCGGCGTGGTAACGGCCGGCGGCGAGGCCCTGGAAGCCGACGCCGTGATTCTGGCCACCGGCCACTCGGCCCGGGATATTTACGAGCTGCTGCACAAGCGCGGGGTCCGCATCGAGGCCAAGCCCTTTGCCCTGGGCGTGCGCGTGGAGCACCAGCAGGAGCTTATCGACCAGGCCCAGTACCGCCGCGCCGACCGGGGCCCCTTGCCGGCGGCTTCGTACTCCTTGGTCCACCAAACCCAGTGGCAGGGCAAGCAGCGGGGCGTGTTTTCATTCTGCATGTGCCCCGGTGGGTTTATTGTGCCCGCCGCCACGGCCCCGGGCGAGGTGGTCGTAAACGGGATGAGCCCCAGCCGCCGCGACTCCCGCTTTGCCAACTCCGGCATCGTGACGGCCATTGAGCTCGAAGACATGGACCTGAAGCGCTACGGAGCCCTGGCCGGCCTGCAGCTGCAGCAGGAAATCGAGCAGCGGGCCTGCCAGTTGGCCGGCAACACCCAGTTGGCCCCGGCCCAGCGCCTGGGCGACTTCCTGAAAGGCAAAATCTCATCCGAGTTGCTCGAAACTTCCTATCAGCCCGGCCTGGTGCCGGTGAACATGGAGCAGGTGCTGGGCAAGGGCCTGGCCGCCCGGCTGCGGCAGGGCTTCGAGAACTTTGGCCGCAAGATTCCCGGCTACGCCACCAACGCGGCCCAGATTGTGGGCGTGGAAAGCCGGACTTCGGCTCCGGTGCGCATTCCGCGCGACCCGGCCACGCTGCAGCACCCCGAAACCACCGGCCTGTTTCCCTGCGGCGAAGGCGCGGGCTTTGCCGGCGGCATTGTGTCGGCGGCCATGGATGGGGAACGCTGCGCTGAGGCCGTAGCGGCGTTGGTTACGCGTTTTTAG
- a CDS encoding TrmH family RNA methyltransferase — MVSKAVAKYVHALHLKKYRLRHQAFLVEGGKSVVELLRSGLLTERVFLTAEFAAKIPSLPAKVPVEIVTEEELTKLGTLANNTTALAIARLPEELPLEPAPNKLLLALDEVRDPGNLGTLIRLADWYGLQGVVCSESCADPWAPKTIAATMGSFTRVRVWQRELPEWLDALPADLPRYGAHLEGDNVHRLDLRPGGVLIMGSESHGPRPEVLARLTQRLFIPGAGGAESLNVAVSAAILLDNFHRAL, encoded by the coding sequence ATGGTTTCAAAAGCAGTAGCGAAATACGTGCACGCGCTGCACCTGAAGAAATACCGGCTCCGCCACCAGGCCTTCCTGGTCGAAGGAGGCAAGAGTGTGGTGGAGCTGTTACGTTCCGGGCTCTTAACGGAGCGGGTGTTCCTGACGGCTGAGTTTGCCGCAAAAATCCCGTCCTTACCCGCGAAGGTACCGGTTGAAATCGTCACGGAGGAAGAATTAACCAAACTCGGTACGCTGGCCAACAATACCACGGCCCTGGCCATTGCCCGGCTGCCGGAAGAATTGCCCCTGGAACCCGCCCCAAACAAGCTGCTACTGGCCCTGGACGAAGTGCGCGACCCGGGCAACCTGGGCACCCTGATTCGGCTGGCCGACTGGTACGGACTGCAGGGCGTGGTGTGCTCCGAGTCCTGCGCCGACCCGTGGGCGCCCAAGACTATTGCCGCTACCATGGGCTCCTTTACCCGCGTGCGGGTGTGGCAACGGGAGCTGCCCGAGTGGCTCGACGCCCTGCCCGCCGACTTGCCCCGCTACGGCGCCCACCTCGAAGGCGACAATGTGCACCGCCTGGACCTGCGCCCTGGTGGGGTGCTGATTATGGGCAGCGAGTCGCACGGGCCGCGGCCCGAGGTGCTGGCCCGCCTCACGCAGCGCCTCTTTATTCCCGGCGCCGGCGGGGCCGAAAGCCTGAACGTAGCAGTATCGGCCGCCATTCTGCTCGACAATTTCCACCGGGCGCTGTAG
- a CDS encoding BamA/TamA family outer membrane protein — protein sequence MGGLTRSLYQDKIGLSVYDFAKVSADYRRYHKLGPKSFFVYRINTGVAHALTKTDGQYTIPYDKYFFAGGSSSVRAWTPRRLGTGSYTTYRVNSEGKTERDYYLEQPGEVLIEGNLEYRFPIYDFINGAVFTDFGNVWTMQEEARGDETVFHFNRFYRQFAVGSGIGIRFDFTFLILRLDIATKVFDPTAPGRKFVLPNFELSQNQTPFNLGIGYPF from the coding sequence GTGGGCGGCCTGACCCGCTCCCTGTACCAGGACAAAATCGGCCTATCGGTGTACGACTTTGCCAAAGTCAGCGCTGATTACCGTCGTTACCACAAGCTGGGGCCCAAGTCGTTTTTCGTGTACCGCATCAATACCGGCGTGGCCCACGCGCTGACCAAAACCGACGGGCAGTACACGATTCCCTACGACAAGTATTTCTTTGCCGGCGGCAGCTCCAGCGTGCGGGCCTGGACCCCGCGCCGCCTGGGCACCGGCTCCTATACTACCTACCGGGTGAATTCCGAGGGAAAGACCGAGCGCGACTACTACCTGGAGCAACCCGGCGAGGTCCTGATTGAGGGCAACCTGGAGTATCGCTTCCCGATTTACGACTTCATCAACGGGGCTGTGTTCACCGATTTTGGCAACGTCTGGACGATGCAGGAAGAAGCCCGCGGCGACGAAACGGTCTTTCATTTCAACCGGTTCTACCGGCAGTTTGCGGTGGGCTCGGGCATTGGCATCCGCTTCGACTTTACCTTCCTGATTCTGCGCCTCGACATAGCCACTAAGGTTTTCGACCCCACGGCCCCGGGCAGAAAGTTTGTGTTGCCCAACTTTGAGCTTTCTCAAAACCAAACCCCGTTCAACCTGGGTATTGGCTATCCTTTTTAA